The Psychrosphaera ytuae genome includes a region encoding these proteins:
- the fmt gene encoding methionyl-tRNA formyltransferase, giving the protein MSATPLKIIFAGTPEFAAKHLEHLIEQNYDVIACYTQPDRPAGRGKKLQPSAVKQVALANDIPVFQPPSLKNEEAQQELASLGADLMIVVAYGLILPKVVLDMPKHGCINVHGSILPKWRGAAPIQRSVLAGDPETGVTIMQMDVGLDTGDMLHIETCPIESHDTSGSIYEKLQALGPKALINTVDKIAQSDITPIPQDNDLATYAHKLTKEEAEIKWQDSAEQIERNIRGYQPWPVATMQLNGNTIKVWQATLLPETSDKPAGTILRADKQGLVIATGTTPIAITQLQPPGKKPMSIADFINGRSDWVTPGTEL; this is encoded by the coding sequence ATGTCAGCAACACCGCTAAAAATCATTTTTGCAGGTACTCCAGAATTTGCCGCGAAACACTTGGAGCATTTAATCGAGCAAAACTATGACGTTATTGCTTGTTACACACAGCCAGATCGCCCAGCAGGTCGAGGTAAAAAGCTTCAGCCAAGTGCCGTTAAACAAGTCGCATTAGCGAACGATATTCCGGTGTTTCAACCTCCTAGTCTCAAAAACGAAGAGGCGCAGCAAGAACTTGCTTCTCTCGGTGCTGACCTAATGATAGTGGTCGCCTATGGTTTGATTTTGCCTAAAGTGGTTTTGGATATGCCGAAGCACGGTTGTATTAATGTTCACGGCTCTATTTTACCTAAATGGCGCGGTGCCGCACCTATCCAACGCTCGGTGTTAGCAGGTGATCCGGAAACCGGTGTTACCATTATGCAAATGGATGTTGGGCTAGATACTGGTGATATGTTACACATAGAAACATGCCCAATTGAAAGTCACGATACCAGTGGGTCCATCTACGAAAAACTACAAGCGCTAGGTCCAAAAGCATTGATCAACACAGTTGACAAAATCGCTCAATCGGACATAACTCCAATCCCTCAGGACAATGATTTGGCCACATATGCTCACAAGCTGACCAAAGAAGAAGCCGAAATTAAATGGCAGGATTCAGCAGAGCAAATCGAACGTAACATTCGCGGATACCAACCATGGCCTGTTGCTACAATGCAACTCAATGGCAACACCATTAAGGTTTGGCAGGCGACATTGTTGCCTGAAACGTCCGACAAACCTGCAGGGACAATCTTACGCGCTGATAAGCAAGGCCTCGTTATTGCAACAGGCACGACACCGATTGCTATCACACAGCTACAACCGCCTGGCAAAAAGCCAATGTCCATTGCCGACTTTATCAACGGTCGCAGTGACTGGGTAACTCCGGGTACAGAA
- the def gene encoding peptide deformylase produces MAILDVVRFPDERLRTVAKPVEEINDEIKQLVDDMFETMYDENGVGLAATQVDRHVRLFVADCGDEEREPYAFINPEIIKKEGSMINEEGCLSVPHCYAKVERAEKVTVRAQDRDGNTFELDAEGLLAICIQHENDHLDGKLFVDYLSPLKRERIKKKLAKEARLAAKQ; encoded by the coding sequence ATGGCAATTTTAGATGTTGTTCGTTTTCCAGACGAGCGTCTTCGCACTGTTGCGAAACCTGTTGAAGAGATAAACGATGAAATCAAACAGCTCGTTGACGATATGTTTGAAACTATGTACGACGAAAATGGCGTCGGTTTAGCCGCTACGCAAGTTGATCGCCACGTACGATTATTTGTAGCTGATTGTGGTGATGAAGAGCGCGAACCATATGCATTTATCAACCCGGAGATCATCAAAAAAGAAGGCTCGATGATTAACGAAGAAGGGTGTTTATCTGTTCCACATTGTTACGCAAAAGTAGAACGCGCTGAAAAAGTAACGGTCCGCGCTCAAGATCGCGATGGCAACACCTTTGAATTGGACGCAGAAGGCCTCCTTGCAATTTGTATCCAACACGAAAATGACCACTTAGACGGCAAACTTTTTGTTGACTACTTGTCGCCACTTAAACGTGAGCGAATCAAGAAAAAGCTAGCTAAAGAAGCTCGTTTAGCCGCTAAGCAATAA